Proteins from one Bacteroides zhangwenhongii genomic window:
- a CDS encoding IS110 family RNA-guided transposase, translating to MAGIHFDQVVSRGCGMDIHKKVVVATVQGEGICKETKSFDTFTSSLTQLREWLVSLGITHVAMESTGVYWKPIYNVFEDYIRNIWIVNARHIKNVPGHKTDKNDSEWICQLLMAGLLKPSFIPPREQRELRDLTRYRRKLIETVSANKNRIIRTLEDGNVKLSSVLSDTSGSTATKLIEMLCDGRIPTLADIESVRHKRCLHSAEEMLEACTGYMNSHKIYMLQKIRSCNRRLTEEITEMDRHIKEILSPYEDVIARLSEIPGVQNRTCEELIAEIGLDMGNFPTAAHLCSWAGMCPGNNESAGKKKSGRTSHGDKHVRATLVEAAWAASRTKGTFFMERFNRLAPRKGNKKALIAVGHSLLKCIHYVLSTDGRYKELGDSYVPEKKEKQRKEYLKGELKKLGYHVVLTKKKD from the coding sequence ATGGCAGGGATTCATTTCGATCAGGTTGTATCGCGCGGTTGCGGTATGGACATCCACAAGAAGGTGGTGGTAGCGACGGTCCAAGGCGAAGGGATCTGTAAGGAGACCAAGTCTTTTGACACCTTCACGAGTTCTTTGACACAATTGAGAGAATGGTTGGTATCATTAGGAATCACTCACGTTGCGATGGAGAGCACTGGAGTGTATTGGAAACCGATATACAACGTGTTCGAGGATTACATCCGCAACATCTGGATTGTCAATGCCCGTCACATCAAGAATGTTCCGGGTCACAAGACAGACAAGAACGACAGTGAGTGGATATGCCAGTTGCTAATGGCAGGATTGCTCAAGCCCAGTTTTATTCCCCCTCGTGAGCAGCGCGAGCTTAGGGATCTTACTCGTTACCGCCGCAAGCTGATAGAAACGGTGTCGGCCAACAAGAACCGCATCATCCGTACGCTTGAGGACGGCAATGTCAAGTTGTCCAGCGTTCTGAGCGACACGAGCGGCTCAACTGCGACCAAACTGATAGAAATGCTTTGCGATGGCAGGATTCCGACATTGGCAGACATAGAGTCTGTACGACACAAGCGTTGTCTGCATTCCGCGGAGGAAATGCTTGAGGCATGCACGGGTTATATGAACAGCCACAAGATATACATGCTTCAGAAGATACGTTCATGCAACAGACGGCTCACGGAGGAAATCACGGAGATGGACAGGCATATCAAGGAAATCCTCTCTCCCTACGAAGATGTCATTGCAAGGCTGAGCGAGATACCCGGAGTGCAAAACCGCACCTGCGAGGAACTGATAGCCGAGATTGGTCTTGACATGGGCAACTTTCCTACTGCGGCGCATCTTTGTTCCTGGGCAGGAATGTGTCCAGGCAACAACGAAAGTGCTGGCAAGAAGAAGAGCGGAAGGACGAGCCACGGAGACAAGCATGTAAGGGCTACACTCGTTGAAGCCGCATGGGCTGCCTCACGAACAAAAGGGACGTTCTTCATGGAACGCTTCAACCGACTTGCCCCACGCAAGGGCAACAAAAAGGCGTTGATTGCCGTTGGGCACTCCCTTCTCAAGTGCATACACTATGTGTTGTCAACAGACGGAAGATACAAGGAGCTTGGAGACAGTTATGTGCCTGAGAAGAAAGAGAAGCAACGCAAGGAATACCTGAAAGGTGAGTTAAAGAAACTTGGCTACCATGTAGTCCTGACGAAGAAAAAAGATTAG